The genomic DNA GGACCAGTAAAGGTCCAGTCGCTGTAGGGGGTGGCGGGACCGTCCTCGGGATGTACCATTGTCCACAGACCGCCGCCGATGGGCAGGTTCAGGTTCTTCGCGGATTCGGCGAGGAATAGCGACTTCATGGCGGACAGCTTGTCCGGCATCCTGGCGGCGAGGTCGTTGGCTTGGCTCCAATCCTCGTCCAAGTTGTAGAGTTCCCAGGTGTCTTTCTCCGGGTCCCACTTGCTGATATCGGGACGTCCCGGCAGCCAGGGCGTGCGAGGGCCGAAGGTGCAGGCGAACCAGCCTTCGTGATAGATCCCGCGGCTCCCCATGATGTCGAAGAACTGGGTGGGCTTGTGACCCTTTGCCTTCGGATCGGCGAAGGTGTAGGTCATGCTGATTCCGTCGATCGGTCCTTGCGGGACGCCGTTCACCACCTGGGGCGGGGTGATCTTGAGCACGTCATAGATCGTCGGAACGATGTCGTTGACGTGGTGGAACTGCGCGCGGGGCGTGTCGTCGTGCTTGATGTGCTTTGGCCAGGAAACTGCCATCGGCTGCCGGATGCCTCCGAAGTGGGCACCCACGAGTTTGGTGGATCTATAGGGTGTGCTACCCGCCCAGGCCCAGCCGGCATGGTACATGTTATCGGCTTTCGGTGAGCCCAGGACGTCGAGGCCCCCGAGATCAACCATGGCCTTGATGTGCTGCTCGATCTTGGTTGGGATGCCATTCTGAGCGAGAAGCTCGGAGAGGCTGCCATTCTGGCCTTCGGCGGAGGAACCGTTGTCACCCCAGATGTAGAAGATCAAAGTGTTCTCCAGTTTGCCCTGCTTCTCGATCTCATCGATGACGCGGCCAGCGTTGTAGTCGGCATGCGCCGCGAAGCCTGCGAAGACTTCCATGAGCCGGCGTTGAAAGGGCTTCTCGTTCTCCGGGATGTCATCCCAAGCCGCCATCGTTGGGGCACGGGGGGTGAGTTCGGTATTCTCCGGGATCCAGCCCAGTGCCTTTTGCCGCGCGAAGGTGCGCTCGCGATATTTGTCCCAGCCGTCGTCAAACTTGCCCTTGTACTTGTCCACCCACTCCTTCATGATGTGGTGCGGGCCATGCGCGGCGCCGGGTGCCCAATACATGAAGAACGGCTTGTCCGGCGCAAACGCCTGCTGTTCGCGCAACCAGTTGATCGCATCTTCAGCGATGTCCTCGGAGAGATGGTAGCCATCCTCGGGGGTCTTGGTCGGATGAACGATGGTGGTGTTACGTACCAGATTCGGCTCGTACTGCGATGCCTCACCCGCGAGGAATCCATAAAAGTATTCAAAGCCGTACCCCGTAGGCCAGTAATCGAATGGCCCAGCCGCGGTGGTTTGCTCCGCAGGGGTATTGTGCCACTTGCCCCAGGCACCGGTCTTGTAACCGTAGGCCTTCAGCACTTCCGCGCCGGTCGCCGAGGACTTGGGAATGGTGCCTGAGAACCCATCCCAGTCGTTGGAGAGTTCACAGATCTGGCCGTTCCCGATGCGCGTGTGATTGCGTCCGGTCAACAGCGAACCGCGCGTCGGCGAGCACATCGCGGTGGAGTGGAAGCGATTGAAGGAGATGCCCGCCTTGTGCACGCGATCAAGGGTCGGGGTCTGGACCTCGCCGCCATAGGTAGATGGCAGGCCTGGGCCTGCGTCATCCATCAGGATGATGAGGATGTTGGGAGCGTCCTTGGGTAGCCGGGCAGGGGCGATCCGCTTTTTATAGATCGAGTCCTGCATGGAGAGACCCGCGGTGGAAGCCGTGGGCGTGGGCGGGAAGGGCAGTATTTCCTGCGCAACCGACGCGGGAGAAAAGACCGCTCCCAAGGCGATCGCCACGGATCTTGAAATGATGGTGGTGTCCATAATGGTTGGGTTGATAGAGGGGAGTCAGGCTGTGGGGGTGAGTGGAGCGCCTGCTAGATGACGTGGAACAGGGTAGGGCTACACGAGGCGGTGGAGTCGGCCTGGCGGGGTTTCTGGTCTCCGCGTTGTCATGGGCGGTAAGGAGAATCAGCGGCAAAAAGCGGATGCGGCAGGAAGCGAGTTGGATCTTGAGATCCAGCCCATTGGTGCCCGGCATCGTCGCAGAGGCTGCAATGCAGCCCCTCTAGGAACCTGACCGCGGCGAGGAAGGACTTGGCGGAAAATCGTAGGCTTCTAAGTCGAGGCTGTTAGAGATCCTCGCCCGAACCAAAGCGGGGCATGTGCAGGTTTTCTGATTGTTGTTAAAGATCGTGGTTCGCCGGAGAGGCAAGTATCTACGATGGGCTGAAGGGGTCGCGTCCGCCATTGCACCTTCGTTCAACGGAGCGAAGAAATTCTCTTAAGCGAAGTTGAAGACTAAATGGATTCCACTGGAGTGGGGGAGGGGCAACAAGCGTGCAGCCACTGCACCGGAGGAAACTTAAGCCGCCGGTCAGCAGGCTGGTTATTCCGGAAATCACTCGTTAACCTTGAGTCGGGCGAACAGCTTTCCACCGGCCGCCAAGGCACGCGGGATGGACACCGTGATTTCATCCGGCGCAGCGCCATTTTCGGTCACCTCGACGACGATGCCGTCGGCATCGGGCACGGAGCTGGAAGCATCGAGAATGACATCACTCCAACCGGTGAGATCCGACCCCCACTGGACCAACTCGGTGCCCGCGTGGGCCTCGGCGTCGTCGCGGCGCTTGAAGCTGAGCACCACGTGCGTGGCATTTACGGTCGTGAGCGGGAGAATAGAGCCGTCCACGGCCATTGGATTGCTGTCGAGGTAGAACTCGAGCAAGTTGCCCGTGCCATCGTGGTCGGGATCGTCGCTGGAACCGTCGAGGCCGTGGGCACCGGCCCATACGAGGTAGGGATCTACAACAAGCGCACCCGTGGCTGCCACCGAGATGGTGCCGGAGGTCGCCAAGTTGCTGGTGTTCCAGAGGAGGCCCTCGCCAAGAGTCGGGAGGGAAACCGTGGTGAAGCTGCCGCTGCGGGTGGTAGCGCTGAAGAGTTGGAACGAATCGCCCGCCTGCAGCGCGTCCCCACCGACGTTGGAGACCTGCAGCGTGCCGCCATAAGTGACGGTGGTGATGCCGCTGATCTTGTCGTTCGAGAGCGTGCTGCCGGTGCGGCCGATTTCCATCGAGGAAGTGCCGGACAAGGCGAGTGACTTGCTCGACAGCGTGAGGGTGCCGGTGTCATCCACTCCCGGGGCCAGGGTGCCGCCGCTCTGTACCGTGACTGCTCCGCCAAGTATGCCGGTGCCGCCCAGCGTGCCGCCGCTTTGCACAGTGGTGGTGGTGTTGGCGAGCGAGCCCGTCAGGACCAAGGTGCCGCCGCTGACGGTGGTGGCTCCGGTATAGGTGTTCGCTCCGCTGAGGGTCAGAGTGCCCGTGCCGGCTTTGGTCACGATTACCGCGCCGGCCGCGGCCAGGGCGGTTTGAGAGATGACGCCGGAAAAGTTTCCGCTGGCAATGCTAAGCGTCGCATTGGTGGCTGCCGCATTCTTGGTGATCGTCCCGTTTCCATTCAGCGCACCCACGTAGGTGGTGGTGTTTGTCAGGAGGGTGACATAGCCCCCGGAGGCGATGGTGACATTGTTGCTGTTGGCACTCGTCAACGTGCCGTTGAACAGCCCGAGGTTCCCACCGCCGAGAACTTCGATACTGCCGGTGAAGTTGTCGAAGGCAGTGGTGCTGGTGCCGAAGCTGGTGCGGTGGAAGGGACTGGTGGTAACGGGCCCGGGACTGGTGTCGATCTGCAGGATACCTGCCCCGCTAAGCCCGCCGTTGATGACCGTGGACCCTGCCGAGCCACTGGAGCGAACGGTTCGCAGGGTGCCCCCCACATTGATTGTCCCCGTGTTGAGCGTCAGGTTGCCATTGAGTATCAGGTCGAGTGTGCCGGTGCTGCCGGAGGGCACGGCCAGCGTATTGCCGGATCCCAAAGCGCCGATGTGGGCGATGGCCAAGGTGCCGTCTGTGATCGTGGTGCCGCCGGTGTAGGTATTGGCCGCGCCGAGGACCAAAGTGCCCGGACCCGTCTTGATCAGACCATCGTTCCCCGCCAGGACGGCACCAAGGGTGGCGGTCTGGTTTAGGACGGTGATCAATGGGCTGCCGGTGGTGACGTCGAGCGTGAGTGGGCCTGCACTGCCGGTGTTGAGGATCCAATCGTGTGACGCCGTGGTATCGCCGAAGGTCAAATGGCCGACCGTGCGCGCGCCATCGAGCGTTACAGTGGCGTTAGCCGCCAAGTCCAGCGTGGCGAAGTTCGCGATCTTGTCGGCACCGCTGGCAATGACACCCCCATTCCAGTTGCCGGTAGTGGTCCAAGAACCACCCGCCGGATTCGACCAGGCGATGCCGGTGACCATGATCTGCAGGGTAGCGGTCGTGGAGGCGTTGGAAGCATCCGTCACCCGCATGACAAAGCTGTTGAGTCCGCAATCGCTGTCCATCGGCGTGCCCGAGAGCGCGCCATTGGAGGCCACACTCAGCCACGACGGTCCGCTGACTCTGGAGAAGGTGAACGTGTCATCCTCATCCACATCGCCGGCGTCTCCCGCGATGCTGCCACTATAGGCGACGTAGCAGATGCTTTCCAATTTCGTGAAGGGATCGGCGGCGAAGGTCGGCGCGTCGTTGGTGTTGGACACGTTGACGGTCAGGGGTGCTTCGGCTTCGCCGGTCGTCGTGTCCCGCACGCGGAGCACAAAGTGGTTCGCCCCCACATCCCCATTCAGCGGGATGCCGCTGAGGGTGCCATCCGAGGCAACGCTCAGCCAGGCCGGACCGGAGACCTTGCTGAAGGTCAGCACACCCGGCGAGTCAATGTCGCTGGCATCCCCAGCCACCGAACCGCTGAACGCGGAGTCTTCCGCAGCGCTGTCCTCCGCCAGTGGCCCGAAGACGGGATCATCGTTGTCCGGAGCAACGGTGACTGTCACCGTCGCCACTGCGGTCCCGCCGCGCGTGTCGGTGAGCGTGTAAGTGAATTCGTCCATCCCGAACCAATTCGTTTCGGGCGTGTAACGGATCTGGTGCTCCTCAATGGTCACCACCCCATGCTCCCCTTGGGTCACCGATTCAATCTCAAGGAAAGTCGAGTCGAAATCGGTATCGTTATCAAGAACGCTCAACAATGTGGACTCGTCTTCCAGAATTGCGAAGGTGTCGTTTCCCGCAACCGGCACGCGATTGACCGCAATCGTGCCATTCGCCAGAAGGCCGGTCGTGTCCCATACGAGCCCCTCATCCAGCGTCGGCAGGGTGAAGGTGCTGAAGTTGCCGGAGTAGCTGGTGGCGGAGAACAGGACGAACGAACTGCCCGCGGAAAGCGCCTCCGTATCCAGTTGGCTCACCGTCAGGTGCCCGCCATAGGTCATGCTGGTGATGCCCGCGATCTTGTCGTTCGAAACGACTGAGGCATTCTGGGTGACTTCCATCACGGTTGTGCCGGACAGGGTGAGGGCCTTGCTGGCCAACGTGAGCGTGCCGATGCCGTCCACGCCCGGGGCGATCGTGCCACCGCCCTGCACCGTCACCGCGCCGCCGAGCGTGCCGGTTCCTGCGAGCGTGCCGGTTTCTACGGTGGTGACCGTCGGTGCCAGTGAACCGGTGATGATCAAAATGCCGCCGCGGACCGTGGTGGTGGTGGTGTAGGTATTCGCGCCGCTCAGGGTGAGCGTGCCGACGCCGGATTTGACCAGCGACACGCCGCCGGTACCCCCAATCAGGTTCTGCGCGATGACGCCGGAGAAATTCCCGCTGGCAACGTCCAGAATTGCCGTGCCGCCCGCGTTCTTGGTGATCGAGCCATTGCCGGTCAAGTTGTCGATCACAGTAGTGAGCCCATCCACAAGGCTGAGGTAACCACCGGAGTCAATGTTCACGTCCTGACCGGTGAGAGTGCCAGGAGAGAGAAACAGGTTTCCGCCATTCAAAACATGGATGTTCCCGGTGAATCCGGCATACGCCGTCGGGCTGGCAAAAGTGCAGCGACCTTGAAGACCGGAAGTGGAAATCGGAACCGCACCGGCTTGGGTATTTCCCACTTCAAGAGTTCCGGACCCTGTCAGTGCCCGGGAAAAATTGGTCGCGCCATTGCTTCCGGCGGAGCGCGTGACGCGCAGCGTGCCGTCCAGCGTGATCGCGCCGGTGCCGAGCGTCAGTGTGTTGTTCGGCACGCCGCTGCCGACGACATCGACAATGGCGCTGTCGTCCGCCGCCACCGTCAGGGTGTTGGCCAGCGTCGGCGACCCGGAGATGTAGTTCACACGCAGAGTACTCCCATTGCCGAGAGTCACGCCGCTGTTCCCCAGCGCCCCGACATTGCCAATCGCAAGAATGCCTTCGGAGATCGTCGTGCCGCCGGTATAAGTATTGGCGCTGGAGAGAACCAGCGTCCCTGGTCCCGCTTTGGTCAAGCCGTCATTGCCTGCCATGGCCGCGCTGAGGGTCGCTGTTTGGTTGAGGACCTTGATCAGCGGCCTGCCGCTGGCAACGTCGAGCGTGAGCGGACCGCCGCTGCCGGTGTTGACGATCCAGTTGTGGGATGGCGTGGTATCGCCGAAAGTCAGATGGCCGATCGTACGGGCGCCGTTGAGGGAAACGGTGGTATCCGCAGTCAGGTCCAGCGTCGCGAAATTCGCGATTTTGTTCGCCCCGCTCGCGACGATTTCGCCATTCCAGTTACCTGCGGTGGGCCACGAACCGCCCGCCCTGTTCGACCAGGCGATACCCGTTACCTTGATTTGTAGCGCAGCCGTCGTTGTCGCACTATCGCTGTCGGTCACCCGCACCACGAAGCTGTTGAGTCCGGAATCGCTGTCCGCAGGGGTTCCTGACAGGGTGCCGTCGGAAGCGACGCTCAACCATGCCGGACCGCTGACCTTCGAATACATCAGCGTGTCCCCTACATCCATGTCCGTAGCCTCACCATTGAGGCTGTCACTGTAGGCAACCAGGCAAAGGGCGTCCGCCTTGAGGATCGGATCGGCCGTGAAAACGGGAGCGTCGTTGGCATTGGCCACCGCGATATTGAGCGTGGCCGTTCCGAAGGTCCCCCACACATCGGTGACCTTTACGGCGAATGCGTTCGCGCCAACGTCTTCATTGGACGGAGTTCCAGAAAGCGCGCCGTTCGAGGCGACGTTCAGCCACGCCGGACCGGAGACCTTGGAAAAGGTGCGTGCATCGCCATTCGCATCGGTCGCATGGCTGGAGAGGGATGCTGAGTAACCGCTGTCCTCGGTGGCACCGTTCCCGTTGACCGGATTGGAGGTGAAGACGGGCGCTGCATTGCCGATGATCGAAATGTTCAGCACTGCCGTGTCGGTCTGGCCGGTGTTGTCGGTTACTTGCACGGTGAAGGAGTTCACCCCGACGTTGGCCCCGGTCGGCGTGCCGCCCAACGTGCCATCGGCAGCCACCGTCATCCACGCGGGCCCGCTCACCTTGCTGTAACTCAGAGTCGTGCCAGCATCCGGGTCCGTGGCGCTGCCCGCCAAGGTGCCCACATAGGGGCCGTCCGCCCCCCAGGTCACGCCTGAGGCCGGGTCATTGGTGAAGGATGGCGCGGTGTAGCCCGGATAGGAATTGTAGAGAGCCAGTACCTCGCCGTCGGTCATCGGCGCGCTGTGGATCCGGAGATCATCCATGCGGCCAGCCCACAAACTGGTCGTGGTCCCGGAAGTGACACCAATCAACGTCGATGAACTGTTCTGGGGAATGCTCAGCGTAGTGTTACCTGTGGTCTTCAGAATGCCGTTGACGTAGAATCTCACACCACCCGCGGTGTTGGGCTTGAAGGAAACGGCAACGTGCTGCCATTGGTTGGCCACCAGCACCCCGCTCCCGGTATCACTGTTGATCCCCGATATCCCGAACAGAAGCCCGGTGCCGTTGGTCCTGAAGCTGTAGCTGCCCGTCTGGGTGATGAGGGTGCGCTGGCCGCTGAGACTGGTGGGGTAAATCCACAGACTCAGGGTGACACCCAAACTGGTATTCACCGCCGCAGCTCTCGCATAAGGTACGGTAGTGGTTGATCCACTCAGGAAAAGGCTGGAGGAACCCACACGGGAAGCTCCCCAGGCGGCGGTGTTCTCCAGCGTGAGATCATGCTCGGTTCCCGACGAATCGATCGAGGTCGTGCCGGTTCCCTCATCTACCTTCCAATGCGCCGCGAGGTATTGATTGACCGGGATAGTAAGCACGGTGGCATCGCTCAAACCCGTAGGATCATTGACGCGAACCGTGAACGAATTCGTGCCAACATCCGATGAAGCGGGAGTGCCACTCAGGGTCCCATCCGCGGCAACCGTGAGCCATGCCGGCCCACTGACCTTAGTGAAGGTGAACGTGGTGCTGGGATCTACATCGGTGGCGGAGCCCGCGAGCGTATCGTGGTAGGCCACGTCGGCCACAGCGGGCGAACGGGTCAGCGTGGTGGGAATGACCGGCGCGGTGTAAGTCGGGTAGGAACCTGCCATTGTCAGGATTTCCTCTTTGCTCAGGATCGAGCCATACACGCGGATGTCATCGAGTCCGCCGTCGAAGTCGTCATTGACCCAGTCGGACGATTTTCCAATCAGCGTGGGATGAGTGCTCTGATTGAAGGTTCCCGCCGGCCGTGTCACCCGCAGTGCTCCATCGATGTAGAACTTGATGCCTTCGGGGTCGTTCGGCTGATAGGTCACGACCACATGCCTCCATTGGTTGGAGTTGATGCCCAAGTTTCCCGAGTTTTGGTTGACGGCCGAAGGGATCCCCAGTTCCAGAGTATTTCCGACAAGCTTGAACGCGTAGCTGCCCTTCTGCGAAATGATCGTGTCCTTGCCCGAGCGCGTGGCCGGGTTGATCCACGCCGCGATGGTGAAGCCACCGGTAGTGCTGAGGAAGGGTGCCTGCACATATTGGCCGGAGCCGCCCACGACGCCGAGGGAGGAAGCGCCTTCCCGGCTTGGCACCTTCCAAGTGGCTCCGCTGAGAGCGGCGGTCTTGCCATTGCCGGAAGAATCCGCGGCCGTCGTGCCGCTGCCTTCGTCGAAATGCCAGCGCGCTCGCAATTGGGAGGATACCACCGTGAGATTCACTATGAGGTCGGAGGATCCGTGGCTGTTGCTCATCTGGATCACCGCGATGGTGGATCCGAGGTCAGACGTCCCGGGAGTGCCGGTCAGTTCGCCATTCGCATCGACGCTCAACCAGGCCGGTCCGCTGACCTTTGAAAATGCCGGAGCACCTCCCGTTCCGGTCCAAATCGAGGACCACAGCGATCTTTTGATCCCGAGGTCCGTATGGACCGTGAAGGCGATCGAGGACTCCAGGAATCTCGGCGGGTTCCCGGGGATCACGTAGCGTGCCTGGATATCAGAGTCGGACAGCGCCCGCGAATAAATCCGCGTGTTGCTCAAGCAGTGCCGGTCCTTCTGGCCTCCGCCCAATGTGAGGGCGCGGCGGCCGTCGAAGATGACATCCCCGGGTGAGAAGGCGTTGCTCTGGGTGGCGACCCGGACACCGTCGAGGTAAATCCGGACTTCATTCAAGGTCCGGTCAAACACGCTCGCGACATGGTACCAGCGGCCGGGGATAAAGTCCCGAACCGAAGAATCGAGATTCTTCTTCGGAGCGGACGCATTGAAAGGATGCCAATAAGTCCTCAAACGGTAGCCACCGCCTGACGGATAGACATACATGTTCCAGCCGTAGTTCTGCTCACCACCCCAGGATTTGGAAGCGATGGTCGCGTTCCCGAGAGCATAGTCATCACAGCGATACCAAGTCTCGAAGGTGTAGTTCCCATCCAGGATGTCGAAGCCGCAGCCGTTCTTGTTGATCGAACTTTCGAACGGAGTGCCGGTATCCAGCGTCAGATCGGTGGGCGTCACCTTGCCGGTCCCCACCCGGATACCGCCATAGCCGGACTCATCATTGCCGGATTCCGTCGACACGGTTCCCGGAGAAAAGACGCCCCGCCCCAGCGGGGCCGGGACTGAGTCATTTGCGAAATTCCCGTTGAGAATGCTGGCATCCGTGGTGGCATGGGCGCCGGTAACGTTGTTTTTGGCGAAGATGCCGTGGTCCTCGTCGAACTTATACTCGGCCATCAGATCGTTATTCACCACCTCGATGTGGACGAGTTCCTTCGTCTTCAGATGCATGGTGGAGCTGTCCTCCGCCGAGTAGGCGATCATGTCCTTTCCGACAAAGCCGCTGGCAGGCACATAGCGCAGGCTTCCATCCGTGTTCCGGGTTACGGTGCCGCCCTGCCGGGTGGTAGGCGTCCAATCGGAAACGATCAGAGTATCGCCATTCGAATCCCAGTCATTGGCCAGCACGTCGATATCCTGCGGCGTGTCCATCGTGACACGGGCGGCGTCCACATGAGTGTAGGGATGGAGCGGATCGAGATAATCCAGGGCCTTCGGAAACCATCCCGCATCGATGTAGTTTTTCCGAGAGCCAAGCATCCTCTGGGAGGTGATGGGGCCGATGGAGGGCCAGTTGCCCCCTTGGGTATCCCCCTGATACCCCAAGTGGGAGGCGTTCCAATTGTGGGTGTTTTCGTGGTAGAGGACACCATACCCGACCCCCACGCCATGGCCCATTACGCTGTTGGAACTGTTCCCCTCCGAGACCCACAAGCAATCCCAGCGGGAGGGCGTCAACAACGGTTGCTGATTCCATGCGGAGAGTGTCGAACCTCCCGGAAAGCTATCCTTGCGGACCACCACCGTGGTAACATTCAGACGGGTCAGGCAACTTCGCAGCAGCATCTGCTCGTAGATCATGGCATTGCGCTCGAAGGCAAGCAGGGTGTCTTCGACATGCTGACCCGCGCCATTGTAGGCGACAACCAGCAGGTCCGCCCCGAGATCATACTCGACGATATCGCCATAGTTGACCGCGACCGCG from Luteolibacter arcticus includes the following:
- a CDS encoding tandem-95 repeat protein; this translates as MAKSIFHWAGLVGVLACGGMAVNAAPMPDDVKLVVTVEGQAQTLHLHRRSVRSSDFKLLTWDSANGYVEMTTDPEVRSFRGTIEGNSNAIVLAGIDSHNNLYAYCYDLEYSQNLRWTVSVDVSSQLVTPLSPATMPSQTIAAPRAGSTGPPLLGPKVPTGTSHPVGTPAVAVNYGDIVEYDLGADLLVVAYNGAGQHVEDTLLAFERNAMIYEQMLLRSCLTRLNVTTVVVRKDSFPGGSTLSAWNQQPLLTPSRWDCLWVSEGNSSNSVMGHGVGVGYGVLYHENTHNWNASHLGYQGDTQGGNWPSIGPITSQRMLGSRKNYIDAGWFPKALDYLDPLHPYTHVDAARVTMDTPQDIDVLANDWDSNGDTLIVSDWTPTTRQGGTVTRNTDGSLRYVPASGFVGKDMIAYSAEDSSTMHLKTKELVHIEVVNNDLMAEYKFDEDHGIFAKNNVTGAHATTDASILNGNFANDSVPAPLGRGVFSPGTVSTESGNDESGYGGIRVGTGKVTPTDLTLDTGTPFESSINKNGCGFDILDGNYTFETWYRCDDYALGNATIASKSWGGEQNYGWNMYVYPSGGGYRLRTYWHPFNASAPKKNLDSSVRDFIPGRWYHVASVFDRTLNEVRIYLDGVRVATQSNAFSPGDVIFDGRRALTLGGGQKDRHCLSNTRIYSRALSDSDIQARYVIPGNPPRFLESSIAFTVHTDLGIKRSLWSSIWTGTGGAPAFSKVSGPAWLSVDANGELTGTPGTSDLGSTIAVIQMSNSHGSSDLIVNLTVVSSQLRARWHFDEGSGTTAADSSGNGKTAALSGATWKVPSREGASSLGVVGGSGQYVQAPFLSTTGGFTIAAWINPATRSGKDTIISQKGSYAFKLVGNTLELGIPSAVNQNSGNLGINSNQWRHVVVTYQPNDPEGIKFYIDGALRVTRPAGTFNQSTHPTLIGKSSDWVNDDFDGGLDDIRVYGSILSKEEILTMAGSYPTYTAPVIPTTLTRSPAVADVAYHDTLAGSATDVDPSTTFTFTKVSGPAWLTVAADGTLSGTPASSDVGTNSFTVRVNDPTGLSDATVLTIPVNQYLAAHWKVDEGTGTTSIDSSGTEHDLTLENTAAWGASRVGSSSLFLSGSTTTVPYARAAAVNTSLGVTLSLWIYPTSLSGQRTLITQTGSYSFRTNGTGLLFGISGINSDTGSGVLVANQWQHVAVSFKPNTAGGVRFYVNGILKTTGNTTLSIPQNSSSTLIGVTSGTTTSLWAGRMDDLRIHSAPMTDGEVLALYNSYPGYTAPSFTNDPASGVTWGADGPYVGTLAGSATDPDAGTTLSYSKVSGPAWMTVAADGTLGGTPTGANVGVNSFTVQVTDNTGQTDTAVLNISIIGNAAPVFTSNPVNGNGATEDSGYSASLSSHATDANGDARTFSKVSGPAWLNVASNGALSGTPSNEDVGANAFAVKVTDVWGTFGTATLNIAVANANDAPVFTADPILKADALCLVAYSDSLNGEATDMDVGDTLMYSKVSGPAWLSVASDGTLSGTPADSDSGLNSFVVRVTDSDSATTTAALQIKVTGIAWSNRAGGSWPTAGNWNGEIVASGANKIANFATLDLTADTTVSLNGARTIGHLTFGDTTPSHNWIVNTGSGGPLTLDVASGRPLIKVLNQTATLSAAMAGNDGLTKAGPGTLVLSSANTYTGGTTISEGILAIGNVGALGNSGVTLGNGSTLRVNYISGSPTLANTLTVAADDSAIVDVVGSGVPNNTLTLGTGAITLDGTLRVTRSAGSNGATNFSRALTGSGTLEVGNTQAGAVPISTSGLQGRCTFASPTAYAGFTGNIHVLNGGNLFLSPGTLTGQDVNIDSGGYLSLVDGLTTVIDNLTGNGSITKNAGGTAILDVASGNFSGVIAQNLIGGTGGVSLVKSGVGTLTLSGANTYTTTTTVRGGILIITGSLAPTVTTVETGTLAGTGTLGGAVTVQGGGTIAPGVDGIGTLTLASKALTLSGTTVMEVTQNASVVSNDKIAGITSMTYGGHLTVSQLDTEALSAGSSFVLFSATSYSGNFSTFTLPTLDEGLVWDTTGLLANGTIAVNRVPVAGNDTFAILEDESTLLSVLDNDTDFDSTFLEIESVTQGEHGVVTIEEHQIRYTPETNWFGMDEFTYTLTDTRGGTAVATVTVTVAPDNDDPVFGPLAEDSAAEDSAFSGSVAGDASDIDSPGVLTFSKVSGPAWLSVASDGTLSGIPLNGDVGANHFVLRVRDTTTGEAEAPLTVNVSNTNDAPTFAADPFTKLESICYVAYSGSIAGDAGDVDEDDTFTFSRVSGPSWLSVASNGALSGTPMDSDCGLNSFVMRVTDASNASTTATLQIMVTGIAWSNPAGGSWTTTGNWNGGVIASGADKIANFATLDLAANATVTLDGARTVGHLTFGDTTASHDWILNTGSAGPLTLDVTTGSPLITVLNQTATLGAVLAGNDGLIKTGPGTLVLGAANTYTGGTTITDGTLAIAHIGALGSGNTLAVPSGSTGTLDLILNGNLTLNTGTINVGGTLRTVRSSGSAGSTVINGGLSGAGILQIDTSPGPVTTSPFHRTSFGTSTTAFDNFTGSIEVLGGGNLGLFNGTLTSANSNNVTIASGGYVTLLTNTTTYVGALNGNGTITKNAAATNATLSIASGNFSGVISQTALAAAGAVIVTKAGTGTLTLSGANTYTGATTVSGGTLVLTGSLANTTTTVQSGGTLGGTGILGGAVTVQSGGTLAPGVDDTGTLTLSSKSLALSGTSSMEIGRTGSTLSNDKISGITTVTYGGTLQVSNVGGDALQAGDSFQLFSATTRSGSFTTVSLPTLGEGLLWNTSNLATSGTISVAATGALVVDPYLVWAGAHGLDGSSDDPDHDGTGNLLEFYLDSNPMAVDGSILPLTTVNATHVVLSFKRRDDAEAHAGTELVQWGSDLTGWSDVILDASSSVPDADGIVVEVTENGAAPDEITVSIPRALAAGGKLFARLKVNE
- a CDS encoding arylsulfatase, whose translation is MDTTIISRSVAIALGAVFSPASVAQEILPFPPTPTASTAGLSMQDSIYKKRIAPARLPKDAPNILIILMDDAGPGLPSTYGGEVQTPTLDRVHKAGISFNRFHSTAMCSPTRGSLLTGRNHTRIGNGQICELSNDWDGFSGTIPKSSATGAEVLKAYGYKTGAWGKWHNTPAEQTTAAGPFDYWPTGYGFEYFYGFLAGEASQYEPNLVRNTTIVHPTKTPEDGYHLSEDIAEDAINWLREQQAFAPDKPFFMYWAPGAAHGPHHIMKEWVDKYKGKFDDGWDKYRERTFARQKALGWIPENTELTPRAPTMAAWDDIPENEKPFQRRLMEVFAGFAAHADYNAGRVIDEIEKQGKLENTLIFYIWGDNGSSAEGQNGSLSELLAQNGIPTKIEQHIKAMVDLGGLDVLGSPKADNMYHAGWAWAGSTPYRSTKLVGAHFGGIRQPMAVSWPKHIKHDDTPRAQFHHVNDIVPTIYDVLKITPPQVVNGVPQGPIDGISMTYTFADPKAKGHKPTQFFDIMGSRGIYHEGWFACTFGPRTPWLPGRPDISKWDPEKDTWELYNLDEDWSQANDLAARMPDKLSAMKSLFLAESAKNLNLPIGGGLWTMVHPEDGPATPYSDWTFTGPVSRMPEFAAPKIGKFNNVVTLEVDVPADANGVLYALGAFSGGLTCYVKDGILSYEYNLFEIERTQIKAKEKLAAGKAKIEVETKLASPHPGAAAEIILKVNGKEVATGKVPTTAPLAFTANDCLDLGSDLGSPVSLDYFDKAPFPFNGKLGKSTIHYVK